The sequence below is a genomic window from Raphanus sativus cultivar WK10039 unplaced genomic scaffold, ASM80110v3 Scaffold2823, whole genome shotgun sequence.
AATTAACAATCCATTTAAGTTtgattgcatatatatatacatttttattttcaaggATTCTATTTCATTACGAATTTGTGAAAGTTATAATcgtttcttttctaaaaaaaagtgGAACCcattcatattaaataatcaaGCTACTAACTTCTTTAGACTTATTGTGGCCAACAACAGGAAAGTGGCTACCTTTTAACTTTTGGGACTTTTTCTCTAATCCCACCATTTTCATgaacaattaatatttataacctAGAAAGCATTATGagatattttcattaattagatgatttataaatcaaaactatagtgctatttttattcttttatagtTAATGCAGACTTATTAGAAACACACAAACTAATCTCTAAAGGTACGTAAAAgttagttttgtttatttaaaagcGGAGTAACTTGTAATGGTGGTATTTCCTTAGAGATTATATATAGTGAGTTAGTGACaaaccagatgcatgggtttcTCTCTGATATAAGGCGTACGTATCTAAATCAACAAGATATAGTTTAAAAGCACATCAAACACTTTCATTAACTTGCTTTTTCTCATAGATAAGAGTTGAAGAAGATGTATTTATTACAATTTGTGAAGAAACTAGGTTTCGTCTTTCTTCTTGTTTCAGCTACAATGTTTGCTTTCTCTTCCGCAGGTTTTTTCCTTACCTCTCCCTCgctctctatctatctatccTTTGATTGAAGCCTTTCTCCTTAACTTCTTGTGCCTATTACTTGTTCAGCTTTTAGAAAATAAGATTATTACATGTGCTGCACATGTGCGTTTGTAAACACTTGATGGTTAATTTTTAGATATGTTATGACATTATGTTACTTAGCATTATTTGGAGTATTTAATCTTGGatattgaaaacaaacaaatctcATCAATTTTTTGTAGGCCGACCATCCATTCTAATCTATAGCCAAGATGATATTCATCAGGAGGTTAGTCgtcgttttaaatttttaattcataaaaatagatGTAAATCAGAATGATATGATTTTTGAGAAATAATCATCACATGATTTTagtaactaaaataatatgttggtgaataaaataaaatgttctATATGTGGACAGTTGGTGGAAAGAAGGATACATGAACATGAGAGAATTCTGAGGATGAATTCAAGAGACTATGGTCAGTTCAGTCCTACACCAAAGCTTGTCAGGCCTCCTTCCAAGCTTATTCCCAACTGATCACATGATTCATATGATGGATTGACTGTATATAGATGCCAGACTTTATGAGATGTATAATGAATATATAACTAAAGACTAACATTTCAATAAGTTTCAACATGTCCTAGTTATCATAAGAATTTGATGATATGTTATCTTGTAAACGATAATACAGTCTTTGTTCATAGGAGTGTGAGTTTGGTGAAAATTTATATCACTTTATCACAACATTATATGGTTTGGTTATCATGCAATATTGCAATTATTGGATGATAAGGCATTATTAGTGAGCTATTATTATTTACAACTAAAGAAATAAATCAAGAAGTATTTTCAACTGTTTTTTTAAAGCTTCCACTAAGTTCAAATTCAAAACTCATGATTGTGATTGTTGTACATTTTCTTACACAAAAGAATGTTTTCTTTATACAATTatttctgaatatttttttctctgaCCAAATCTTCCACTAGAGAATTGAGTCTGATCATAACATTCACGCATGCACACATACTCCTCTTTATTCCTCTCCGTTGCTTTATTCTTCAAGCTACAAAATCATGTACCAACTGTGAAGAAGTTATCCGGTTCTGGCGACTCTCAGGGTTTACATACTCCATCTCAGCTCCAGGGATGACATTTCCATAAATACCAACCCCTGGAAAGCTGTTGTACGCCTCACTAGACATAGCTACAACATTTTCACGCCCTTGAGAATTTTGAAGTCCTAGAGTTAAAgacacaccaccaccaccaaatcTTGAAATCTCAGCCACATGATATGAAGGCTCAACCGTCATAAACCTCCCACCATCCATTTGATGACCGCCCTGGACGATGCCACAAGTTTCCACACCATAACCATGTTCATGATCCGGTTTTGTCCGGTCTTGTGGAAACTCTTGAGCTGGATCTTCATCATCAGCAACAATAGGACGTACCTCAGACATTTTTGGTGTATTTTCAGAGGACGAGTTGGAATCATTCTCTGTGAATTCCTCCTTATATATTTCTTCCACCATTGGCTTCCATAAACGCACACGCGCATTTATAAACCAGTTTGAGACCTATTACAAACGTGCACATCAatcaataaagaaataaaattataaagagTTATGAACAATCGTCAAGTAAAGCATTTAGTACCTGACCCCGGCTCAACCCTGTTTGTCTTGCTAGCATGATCTTGTCAGAATCCTTCGGGTAACTAtacatgtttccaaacagtaacagtgttatttacaaaaaaaattatatgaagttTCATGGATTTCGAACTCAAAACCAATAGCCTATTATGGATCGGTGCAAAtcacttatatattatttatattccaTAGGAGTTGAGCTTATATTCTTAAAAAGTCCGAAAGATACTTACGGGTGAAGAAAATGTTCAAAGAGCCAAGCACGGAGAATCAAAACAGAGTTTTCAGGTAGACCACGTTGAGGCCTCCAAGCCTGAGGTTGCATGAAACCTCTTTGTTGTCTTAAATGTTGATCAACGTACTTAAGCCGGCTTATGACCCCAACTCCTTTCCCATCTGAACCATCTTGTTCCCCAAGGCATTTTCGTGTCACAATGATTTGTCCTGATATTGCATCTCTTAGGCTTCGGAAATGGCGTGAAATGGTTTGAAGAGCGAGTGCTGTGTATGGCTTAGCGGCTCCATAACCTGCTATCACATCGAAGGAGGATACAACTATCTGCATCTGCTGGTAATATTGCTTATATCTTCTATCCACCTTATACCAAAATCAAATACAACAAATACAATATGATTAGATTATACACCAAATGATGCAACATTATGGATGGGCTTGTTAATTCATgcttttgcatttatttttgactaaacattttctataataaatTCAATGTTTgcatttaatatattaaactgatgaattaatttgaaaaaaatattctattataAATGCAAAAGCAATTAAACGAAGCCTATCAAGTAGCTACTGTATGATAAAATATGAGAGGTTTCATTGGCATTACCTCATCCAACATTGACAAGAGTTTTGTCAACTTGTTATGCATTTCTTGTTTCTCTGATTGAGAGATCTCAGCGGGAGGATTCGTGCTTGAGTCTTGAGGGTTTTGATCCGGTTCTTGAGGGTTTTCTTTGTTCTTATCTCCCTCTGGCTGAAACTGCTTCAAAGATTTCTTTACATTAACAGCTTCATCTAGAAGCTGTTGAGCTGCCTTGAGATACTTTGAGTTTGGAATTGTTCTCACAACATCCACATTCGGAAAGCTCTGTGTTGCATACTCATTGCCTCTACAATGCTCCTCTCTTGGCACCATTCTCTGATGGTTCATTTGGTGAATAGCAGGGAGAATCTGTGAACCGAGGCTAAGGGACAATCCCTGACCAGTCTGATGAACTCCTGTAGGGACTGCAATAGGGCTCATCAGGTGGAAACCGCTCCTGTCACTCGCTTGATCTCTCCAAGAACCGAAATCTTGAATGTCCTGCATTTGTGAAACTCCACCAAATCTTGAATATACTTGCCTCTCTTGTGAGGCTGAGACATTGTTAGCTTCAGTGCTTTCTCTACCGGCTACTTCCTCGGAGTAAGAAACTGTAGGGTTCATGTGGATCATTGCGTTTCCGGGAGGAAACCTAGCTTCCTGATAATTCTCCATCGAAAATGTAGCAATTCAGTGTGTTTCTTGGATCAGTTGAGTTCCATAGTCCTTTGTCCTGTGATCAGGTCATAGAAGCAGCAGTCTGAAAGC
It includes:
- the LOC130506032 gene encoding protein CASPARIAN STRIP INTEGRITY FACTOR 2-like, which encodes MYLLQFVKKLGFVFLLVSATMFAFSSAGRPSILIYSQDDIHQELVERRIHEHERILRMNSRDYGQFSPTPKLVRPPSKLIPN
- the LOC130506031 gene encoding BEL1-like homeodomain protein 6 translates to MENYQEARFPPGNAMIHMNPTVSYSEEVAGRESTEANNVSASQERQVYSRFGGVSQMQDIQDFGSWRDQASDRSGFHLMSPIAVPTGVHQTGQGLSLSLGSQILPAIHQMNHQRMVPREEHCRGNEYATQSFPNVDVVRTIPNSKYLKAAQQLLDEAVNVKKSLKQFQPEGDKNKENPQEPDQNPQDSSTNPPAEISQSEKQEMHNKLTKLLSMLDEVDRRYKQYYQQMQIVVSSFDVIAGYGAAKPYTALALQTISRHFRSLRDAISGQIIVTRKCLGEQDGSDGKGVGVISRLKYVDQHLRQQRGFMQPQAWRPQRGLPENSVLILRAWLFEHFLHPYPKDSDKIMLARQTGLSRGQVSNWFINARVRLWKPMVEEIYKEEFTENDSNSSSENTPKMSEVRPIVADDEDPAQEFPQDRTKPDHEHGYGVETCGIVQGGHQMDGGRFMTVEPSYHVAEISRFGGGGVSLTLGLQNSQGRENVVAMSSEAYNSFPGVGIYGNVIPGAEMEYVNPESRQNRITSSQLVHDFVA